One Robbsia sp. KACC 23696 DNA segment encodes these proteins:
- a CDS encoding MFS transporter — METSLLKRPRPEMRWGILILLALGLMISFVDRTSMSAALADHHFVGLFGLSHIERGWLGSAVFWSYGLLQLPMGWLVDRYGVKWPYAICFALWCLAAASTGLVDTLSSLILVRLMIGAAEAVVVPATYRYLANNFDETQKGTALGIYSIGGKMGPALGAPIAAWLIGSYSWKWMFIVTGLAGLVWLLPWLRMLNNDYPTATELAQAKRRAASVPLSNLLASPVVWGGLITNFCYSYFAFYCMTWMPAYLVEQRGLSLKDSGLYTFFSFVGIAIVAALAGWAADRLIARGYDAVKVRKCFIATGFIGGTTVLLGAYAPTAQMALMWNVVSLSLLGLVTANNLALVKLTLIPKQAVGLNTGLQQVATSLAGGVSASLSGWLLHIGHSYTLPMLAIVVFLVLGATSTVVLLQRKWAPKINDALPETLDAPVTVHESGRLT, encoded by the coding sequence ATGGAGACGTCGTTGCTGAAACGACCTCGCCCGGAAATGCGGTGGGGTATTCTGATATTGCTTGCGCTCGGCCTGATGATCTCGTTCGTCGACCGCACCAGCATGTCTGCCGCCTTGGCGGATCACCATTTCGTCGGACTGTTCGGCCTCAGCCATATCGAGCGCGGTTGGCTCGGATCCGCGGTGTTCTGGTCATATGGTCTGCTGCAATTGCCGATGGGATGGCTCGTCGACCGGTACGGCGTGAAATGGCCCTATGCGATCTGCTTCGCGTTGTGGTGCCTCGCGGCGGCATCGACGGGCCTTGTCGATACGCTGTCCTCGCTGATTCTCGTGCGATTGATGATCGGCGCCGCCGAAGCGGTCGTCGTTCCCGCGACCTATCGCTATCTTGCAAATAATTTCGACGAAACACAGAAGGGCACCGCCCTCGGGATCTATTCGATCGGCGGCAAGATGGGCCCCGCGCTGGGCGCCCCGATCGCTGCCTGGTTGATCGGATCGTACTCCTGGAAATGGATGTTCATCGTGACCGGTCTGGCCGGCCTGGTATGGCTGCTGCCCTGGCTGCGCATGCTGAACAACGACTACCCGACAGCAACCGAACTGGCGCAGGCCAAACGTCGCGCCGCGTCCGTGCCGTTGAGTAACCTGCTTGCAAGCCCCGTCGTGTGGGGCGGTCTGATCACCAATTTCTGCTATAGCTATTTCGCGTTCTATTGCATGACTTGGATGCCGGCTTATCTCGTCGAACAGCGGGGCTTGTCGTTAAAGGATTCCGGGCTCTACACCTTCTTCAGTTTTGTCGGTATCGCGATCGTCGCGGCGCTTGCGGGATGGGCGGCCGATCGCTTGATCGCGCGCGGGTACGATGCCGTCAAGGTGCGCAAATGCTTCATCGCCACCGGCTTTATCGGCGGCACGACCGTTCTGCTCGGCGCCTACGCGCCGACCGCGCAGATGGCGCTGATGTGGAACGTCGTTTCCCTCTCGTTATTGGGCTTGGTCACGGCCAATAACCTCGCGCTCGTCAAGTTGACCTTGATTCCGAAACAGGCGGTCGGTTTGAATACCGGACTGCAACAAGTGGCAACCAGCCTGGCCGGCGGTGTTTCCGCAAGCTTGTCCGGCTGGTTGCTCCATATCGGCCATAGCTACACCTTGCCGATGCTGGCGATCGTCGTGTTCCTCGTTCTGGGCGCCACCAGCACCGTCGTGCTGCTGCAAAGGAAGTGGGCGCCGAAGATCAACGATGCCTTGCCCGAAACGCTGGACGCGCCGGTAACGGTGCACGAGTCCGGCCGTTTGACCTGA
- a CDS encoding MFS transporter, whose product MTHPTDTPATPAPSPPPLGADTRPLWRHASLTRFLIGRVGSIVAQQMLLLAISWHMYDLTSSTWDLGLVGLCQFLPGLATTLLAGHCADRMHRGRLVAICLVAQALTATLLATTTAMHMVSRDSLLLLSLMLGAIRPFQMSGQQSLLPMLVPPALLARSMALSTMVQQVSVIAGPALGGLLFAIGVNAVYLTCIVSFSVSAVLYATVRYDYVPPAREPVTAKTLLAGLHFVGTHPLLLGGISLDLFAVLFGGATALLPVYAKEILHVGPQGLGLLRSAPAVGALCVGFLLSRRAISRGVGKKLLIAVAVYGLCIIAFGLSRWFPVSLILLAIAGGADTISVIVRQTLIQLETPNAMRGRVAAVNTLFIGASNQLGEFESGLTATAFGVVGSVVAGGCATVLIAVTWSRLFKPLARRETLQ is encoded by the coding sequence ATGACGCATCCCACCGATACGCCGGCGACGCCTGCGCCGTCGCCGCCGCCCCTCGGCGCGGATACCCGTCCACTATGGCGTCATGCGTCGTTGACGCGCTTCCTGATAGGGCGCGTCGGCTCGATCGTTGCCCAACAGATGCTGCTGCTCGCCATCAGTTGGCATATGTACGACCTGACGTCGAGTACCTGGGATTTGGGCCTGGTCGGTCTCTGCCAGTTTCTTCCCGGGCTCGCGACGACCTTGCTTGCCGGTCACTGCGCCGATCGCATGCATCGCGGCCGCCTGGTAGCAATCTGCCTCGTGGCGCAGGCACTGACCGCGACGCTGCTGGCGACGACAACGGCCATGCATATGGTGTCGCGCGACAGCTTGTTATTGCTCTCGCTGATGCTCGGTGCGATTCGGCCCTTCCAGATGTCGGGACAGCAGTCCTTGCTGCCGATGTTGGTGCCTCCTGCCTTACTGGCACGGTCGATGGCATTGAGCACGATGGTGCAGCAGGTCTCCGTCATCGCCGGCCCTGCCTTGGGCGGCCTGTTGTTCGCCATCGGCGTCAACGCCGTGTACCTGACCTGTATCGTTTCGTTCAGCGTGAGCGCGGTCCTTTACGCGACGGTGCGCTACGACTATGTGCCGCCCGCACGCGAGCCGGTGACAGCGAAGACCTTGCTGGCCGGCCTGCATTTCGTCGGGACGCATCCGCTGTTGCTCGGCGGCATATCGCTCGACTTGTTCGCGGTTTTGTTTGGCGGCGCGACCGCGCTGCTGCCCGTGTACGCGAAAGAAATTCTGCACGTCGGTCCGCAAGGACTTGGCCTGCTACGCTCCGCGCCGGCCGTGGGGGCGTTGTGCGTCGGCTTTCTTCTCTCGCGGCGCGCGATCAGTCGTGGCGTCGGAAAAAAGCTGCTGATCGCGGTGGCGGTCTATGGACTGTGCATCATCGCGTTCGGACTCTCGCGGTGGTTCCCGGTCTCCTTGATTCTGCTGGCGATCGCCGGCGGCGCGGACACCATCAGCGTGATCGTCCGCCAAACCTTGATTCAACTCGAAACGCCGAATGCGATGCGCGGGCGCGTGGCAGCGGTGAATACCCTGTTTATCGGGGCGAGCAACCAGCTCGGCGAATTCGAATCCGGACTGACCGCAACGGCATTCGGTGTGGTGGGATCGGTCGTCGCCGGCGGCTGCGCCACCGTCCTGATCGCCGTGACGTGGAGCCGCCTGTTCAAGCCGCTCGCACGACGTGAAACCTTGCAGTAA
- a CDS encoding phosphate ABC transporter substrate-binding protein → MALTLRTNLADYAVTKAMKDGRVTSDIVTLDYCGPVPAHNGFKAMVRENKFDAGELAIVTYLQAKAYGKPYVLLPAPISGRFQHHCAGFNIDFGHLDPKDIEGKKVGVRTYAQTTGLWIRGVLRHEYGVDLDKVTWMTLGDGHLAEYEDPSNCVRLPSGSNIPQMLLDGQIDAALLGEDMPKDPRVHTLVPDAQNAAKAWYERSGFVPINHMFVVHQDVSKNNPEAVREIYRMIAESRALTEGGTPKVYPPLGLEANRKGLQTAIDWALDQKIIPRRLSVDELFDDVTANLG, encoded by the coding sequence ATGGCGCTGACTCTGCGCACCAATCTGGCCGACTATGCGGTGACCAAGGCGATGAAGGATGGACGCGTGACCTCGGACATCGTCACGCTCGATTATTGTGGTCCGGTCCCTGCGCATAATGGTTTCAAGGCCATGGTGCGCGAAAACAAGTTCGATGCCGGCGAACTGGCCATCGTGACCTATTTGCAAGCCAAGGCTTACGGCAAGCCCTATGTGTTGCTCCCGGCGCCAATCTCCGGGCGGTTCCAACACCACTGTGCGGGATTCAATATCGACTTCGGACATTTGGATCCGAAGGATATCGAAGGCAAGAAAGTGGGCGTGCGGACGTATGCGCAAACCACCGGTCTTTGGATTCGTGGCGTACTGCGCCATGAATACGGCGTCGATCTGGATAAGGTCACCTGGATGACGCTGGGCGATGGTCACTTGGCCGAATATGAGGATCCGTCGAACTGCGTGCGCCTGCCGAGCGGATCCAACATTCCGCAGATGCTGCTGGACGGCCAGATCGATGCGGCGCTACTCGGCGAAGATATGCCGAAGGACCCGCGAGTCCACACCTTGGTGCCCGATGCGCAAAACGCGGCAAAGGCGTGGTATGAACGTTCGGGTTTCGTGCCGATCAACCATATGTTCGTCGTCCACCAGGACGTCTCGAAAAACAATCCGGAAGCCGTTCGGGAAATCTATCGGATGATTGCCGAAAGCCGCGCCTTGACCGAGGGCGGCACGCCGAAGGTCTATCCGCCGCTGGGTTTGGAGGCCAATCGCAAGGGGCTGCAAACGGCGATCGATTGGGCGCTCGATCAAAAGATCATTCCGCGGCGCCTGTCGGTGGATGAATTGTTCGACGACGTGACAGCCAACCTCGGCTGA
- a CDS encoding porin codes for METSTKVKYRSAMRALSATCATYVVASTISIAPAWGQESGTSSVTLYGSIDQGIEFLNRQQVGKTSTSGLRIGSGTATSYFGFRGVEDLGGGLSTIWNLEGGFSPNAGTSSQGGRLFGRQSYVGLSGHFGRVTIGRQYTMRFFATQMVNPFGTGAQGLTTLDNGIANARADNSISYRFNLGDLEGGVNWSFGRDAVNGNSAPATNCPGNGGWSKECREWSGMLKYDRRSWGLATAYERQYGGTAATWGGLTNPNLTDSRIILGGYVRISKAKVGVGWIRRDDQGIATPKSNLMWVTATVPITPSVSFDSMLAQLRYDHSPNKATVVVLRGTYAFSKRTIVYITADHINNAGQLALAATTLMPVVTPSAGGAQLSVIAGVRHRF; via the coding sequence ATGGAGACAAGCACGAAGGTGAAATACCGGTCCGCGATGCGCGCGCTGTCCGCGACGTGCGCAACCTACGTGGTAGCGTCGACGATCAGTATCGCGCCCGCATGGGGGCAGGAGTCCGGCACCAGTTCGGTCACGTTATATGGCTCGATCGATCAGGGCATCGAGTTTCTGAACCGGCAACAGGTGGGCAAGACAAGCACCAGCGGCTTGCGCATCGGATCCGGTACCGCAACCTCGTATTTCGGTTTTCGCGGCGTGGAAGATCTTGGCGGCGGATTGTCGACGATATGGAATCTGGAAGGGGGCTTTTCGCCGAACGCCGGAACGTCCAGCCAAGGCGGACGCTTGTTCGGTCGGCAGTCCTATGTCGGCCTATCAGGCCACTTCGGCCGCGTCACCATCGGTCGTCAATATACGATGCGTTTCTTTGCCACGCAGATGGTGAACCCCTTCGGTACCGGCGCGCAAGGTTTGACCACACTCGATAACGGCATCGCCAATGCACGGGCCGATAATTCGATCAGCTATCGCTTCAACCTCGGCGACCTCGAAGGCGGCGTCAATTGGAGTTTTGGTCGAGACGCCGTCAATGGCAACAGTGCGCCGGCGACGAACTGTCCGGGCAACGGCGGATGGTCGAAGGAATGCCGCGAGTGGTCGGGCATGCTGAAGTACGATCGTCGGTCATGGGGGCTGGCAACCGCGTACGAACGTCAATACGGGGGCACCGCCGCGACATGGGGCGGCCTGACGAACCCGAACCTGACCGATAGCCGCATCATTCTCGGCGGCTATGTCCGCATCTCGAAAGCGAAAGTGGGGGTCGGCTGGATTCGCCGCGACGATCAAGGTATCGCGACGCCCAAGAGCAATTTGATGTGGGTGACCGCGACGGTCCCGATCACGCCAAGTGTCTCGTTCGACAGCATGCTGGCACAGCTGCGCTACGATCACTCGCCGAACAAAGCGACGGTCGTCGTCCTGCGCGGCACCTATGCGTTCTCGAAACGCACTATCGTGTACATCACCGCCGACCATATCAATAACGCCGGACAACTTGCCCTCGCTGCCACGACCTTGATGCCCGTCGTCACGCCGTCGGCGGGAGGCGCGCAACTGTCGGTGATCGCCGGCGTTCGACACCGCTTCTAA
- a CDS encoding ABC transporter substrate-binding protein, with amino-acid sequence MTRQNAIPVHAAAPSTARRRFIRQGGLLAFGLSTGTLSFPSIIRADAPLRVVSNPGLENATLTALMREQGFLQRFGVDAVMVDVDGVAGPFDAIAQGAADVCMVSGYNMVLPRIAQGAKVKVIGAGMRKIALTVFANRDTVGTLDDLEGKTVAVGPPEGLLHTLMLQLLKVKGIDAGRIHFVDKGSNDHCYAAVARGEADACCASISHLNRADGPIAIDAAAMWQALPDCIFQTAYAANAIIEQQQSRLIPLMAAYGALYDYVMHDAFFAARKRAQHRFDSRSAQAIWHFYQTARPYDKDLTLTQENIAYLQRMFIDQRHMATMLPFADTADMSAAQAAARQLG; translated from the coding sequence ATGACACGACAGAACGCCATACCCGTTCACGCTGCCGCGCCTTCGACGGCGCGCCGTCGCTTTATCCGACAAGGCGGCTTGCTCGCCTTCGGGTTGAGCACGGGCACCTTGTCCTTTCCATCGATCATCCGGGCGGACGCGCCGCTACGCGTGGTCAGCAACCCGGGCTTGGAAAACGCCACATTGACGGCCCTGATGCGCGAGCAAGGTTTTCTGCAGCGCTTCGGAGTCGACGCGGTGATGGTCGATGTCGATGGCGTTGCGGGTCCGTTCGACGCCATCGCACAGGGGGCCGCCGATGTCTGCATGGTCTCCGGATACAACATGGTATTGCCGCGAATCGCGCAGGGGGCAAAGGTCAAAGTCATCGGCGCCGGGATGCGAAAGATTGCGCTGACGGTGTTTGCCAATCGCGACACGGTCGGCACGCTCGATGATCTGGAGGGAAAGACGGTGGCTGTCGGGCCGCCGGAGGGACTATTGCACACATTGATGTTGCAGCTGCTGAAAGTAAAAGGTATCGACGCTGGACGGATCCATTTCGTCGACAAGGGGAGCAACGACCATTGCTATGCAGCGGTCGCGCGCGGAGAGGCCGATGCGTGTTGCGCGAGCATTTCGCATCTGAACCGAGCGGACGGTCCGATAGCGATCGACGCGGCGGCGATGTGGCAGGCCCTGCCCGACTGCATCTTCCAAACCGCGTATGCGGCCAATGCCATCATCGAACAGCAGCAGTCACGTCTGATACCGCTCATGGCGGCCTACGGCGCGCTATACGACTATGTGATGCACGACGCTTTCTTTGCCGCGCGAAAGCGGGCGCAGCATCGGTTCGATAGCCGATCCGCGCAGGCGATCTGGCATTTCTATCAAACCGCCCGCCCTTACGACAAGGACCTGACACTCACGCAGGAAAATATCGCCTACCTGCAGCGCATGTTCATCGATCAGAGACATATGGCGACCATGCTGCCCTTCGCCGATACCGCGGATATGTCGGCCGCGCAGGCCGCGGCGCGCCAGCTAGGCTGA
- a CDS encoding LysR substrate-binding domain-containing protein gives MSELDWYLQINLKARHLRLLVTIDTYRNLTQVADVTHVTVPAVSKSLAELEKGLGLTLFARTAQGLVPTPYGDCLIRHARSMLTILHQARDELKALSSGTEGKVHIGMLPASASVLLPQALSLLKQRSPGTNVSVMEGTTATLLPDLWQGRLDLVVGRLPPPDTLGSFDEKELLEDPLVLVTGRHHPLARKKTLQWSDLRPYPWILPPPGSILRDPLERALQAHDVPLTNNYIETLSSHVSRAQLQVSDFIAVMAGTPANDTMQPLHTLPLSLPRLLRPAGVLWNRNRRLTPSAQLMMTCLEETARELAVTLGRSDKPADKTR, from the coding sequence GTGTCGGAACTCGACTGGTACCTGCAAATCAATCTGAAGGCGCGGCATCTGCGACTTCTGGTGACGATCGATACATATCGCAATCTGACCCAAGTGGCGGACGTCACCCATGTCACGGTGCCGGCCGTATCGAAGTCTCTGGCGGAACTCGAGAAGGGCCTGGGCCTGACGCTGTTTGCCCGTACCGCGCAGGGATTGGTGCCCACGCCCTATGGCGACTGCCTGATTCGCCATGCACGTTCGATGCTGACAATCCTGCATCAAGCGCGCGACGAACTGAAAGCCCTAAGTTCGGGCACCGAGGGCAAGGTGCATATCGGCATGTTGCCGGCGTCGGCATCGGTATTGTTACCCCAAGCGCTAAGCTTGCTGAAACAACGCTCGCCCGGCACCAATGTCTCCGTGATGGAAGGGACGACGGCCACGCTACTGCCCGATCTCTGGCAGGGTCGCCTCGACCTCGTGGTCGGGCGGTTGCCACCACCCGATACGCTCGGCAGCTTCGACGAAAAGGAGTTGCTGGAGGACCCCTTGGTTCTCGTGACCGGTCGCCATCACCCGTTGGCGCGCAAGAAAACATTGCAGTGGTCCGATCTGCGGCCCTACCCATGGATCCTGCCGCCGCCGGGCTCGATTCTGCGCGATCCACTGGAACGTGCGCTGCAAGCGCACGATGTCCCGCTGACGAACAACTATATCGAGACGTTGTCGAGCCATGTCTCCCGCGCCCAACTGCAGGTCTCCGACTTTATCGCGGTCATGGCGGGCACGCCGGCGAACGACACGATGCAACCGTTGCATACCTTGCCGTTGAGCCTTCCGCGCTTGCTGCGTCCCGCAGGCGTGTTATGGAATCGCAATCGCCGCCTCACGCCAAGCGCGCAGTTGATGATGACGTGCCTCGAGGAAACCGCGCGAGAATTGGCGGTCACGCTCGGGCGTTCCGACAAGCCGGCCGACAAGACACGCTAA
- a CDS encoding tripartite tricarboxylate transporter substrate-binding protein: MTYRSAFSACAMLLALATTAIARPAHSQSVEQFYHGKTITVVVSADAGTPTDIVARQFARFFVKYMPGHPQAIVMNIIGAGGMVAAASLENSQPDDGSVIGFLQRNNLYIPLIDPRQNRFDPRKVQWLGSLNKVDYCLVAMTRTGITNADDLFKKRLYIGATGFSNEDRTLPALLNQYVGTKMRVVPGYTGRGEVYLAMQRGEIDGWASTADGLQQGEPVRMLADGKMKVLLHLGWKDMAGFPGVPNLGTYVKDPAIKALFDLFLLPFDAGRPIAVPAGVPQDRMNALRTAFAKTIADPEFKEAMKDQGYPIDPIDGTAVQGIVSTLYATPKPQLDSVRKLIYNPT; this comes from the coding sequence ATGACTTATCGCAGCGCGTTCAGCGCCTGCGCGATGCTGCTCGCGCTCGCGACGACAGCCATCGCCAGACCCGCCCACAGCCAGTCGGTCGAACAGTTCTATCACGGTAAAACGATCACGGTGGTCGTCAGCGCCGATGCCGGCACCCCCACCGATATCGTCGCACGTCAGTTCGCGCGTTTCTTCGTCAAGTATATGCCGGGCCATCCGCAGGCGATCGTGATGAATATCATCGGCGCAGGGGGCATGGTCGCCGCGGCATCGCTTGAAAATTCGCAGCCGGACGACGGCAGCGTGATCGGCTTTCTCCAGCGCAACAATCTATACATTCCGCTGATCGATCCGCGGCAGAACCGATTCGATCCGCGCAAGGTGCAATGGCTCGGCAGCCTCAACAAGGTCGACTATTGTCTGGTCGCCATGACGCGAACGGGCATCACCAACGCCGACGATCTTTTCAAGAAACGTCTGTATATCGGTGCGACGGGATTCTCGAATGAAGATCGCACGCTGCCGGCACTGCTGAATCAATACGTCGGAACGAAAATGCGCGTGGTGCCGGGCTACACCGGACGCGGCGAAGTCTACCTGGCAATGCAGCGCGGCGAGATCGATGGCTGGGCCTCCACCGCGGATGGCCTCCAGCAAGGCGAGCCGGTCCGCATGCTGGCCGACGGCAAGATGAAGGTGCTGTTGCATCTGGGATGGAAAGACATGGCGGGATTCCCTGGCGTGCCGAACCTCGGCACCTATGTGAAAGACCCTGCAATCAAGGCGCTATTCGATCTCTTTTTGCTTCCCTTCGATGCAGGACGTCCGATCGCCGTCCCGGCCGGCGTGCCGCAAGACCGGATGAACGCGCTTCGCACGGCGTTCGCAAAAACCATTGCCGACCCTGAATTCAAGGAGGCGATGAAGGATCAAGGTTATCCGATCGACCCTATCGACGGAACTGCGGTGCAGGGAATCGTCAGCACCTTGTATGCGACGCCGAAGCCGCAACTCGATAGCGTGCGAAAGCTCATCTACAACCCGACATGA
- a CDS encoding amidohydrolase family protein — protein MKPEIIDIHPHIISTDSTRYPIAPQHGHRSNWSATRPVTFEQLIAEMDESGVSKAAIVHSSTTYGHNNAYVADCVAAQPTRFTGVYSFDLLAPDALSTFDHWLARGMGGIRLFTGGATHQSDGRWLVDPATFPIWERCAELGMTMVVQTTLDGLSMVVELAQRFPTVKIAVDHCARPVLDGGPPYTQSSALFDLARFSNIYLKITPRTFDLAQTAPGGAEAFFPFLVNVFGADHLAFGSNYPASAGPLKKLIEQGHACFARLSDEERAWVWGRTAQKLYPALADPA, from the coding sequence ATGAAACCCGAAATCATCGATATCCATCCGCATATCATTTCGACGGACAGCACCCGTTATCCGATTGCGCCGCAGCACGGCCATCGCTCCAATTGGTCGGCCACGCGACCGGTCACGTTCGAGCAACTGATCGCGGAGATGGACGAGTCGGGCGTCTCCAAGGCCGCGATAGTCCATTCGTCGACCACGTATGGTCACAATAACGCTTACGTTGCCGATTGCGTCGCCGCACAGCCAACGCGTTTCACCGGCGTCTACTCCTTCGATCTGCTTGCGCCGGACGCGCTATCGACGTTCGATCATTGGCTGGCTCGCGGGATGGGGGGCATCCGGCTCTTTACCGGCGGCGCCACGCATCAGAGCGATGGACGTTGGCTGGTAGACCCCGCGACATTCCCGATCTGGGAGCGCTGCGCCGAACTCGGCATGACGATGGTCGTCCAGACTACGCTTGACGGATTGTCGATGGTCGTCGAGCTTGCGCAGCGCTTCCCAACGGTCAAGATCGCGGTGGATCATTGCGCGCGCCCGGTGCTCGACGGCGGCCCGCCTTACACGCAGTCGTCCGCCTTGTTCGACCTCGCGCGCTTCTCGAATATCTATCTGAAAATCACGCCTCGCACATTCGATCTGGCGCAAACCGCGCCGGGTGGCGCCGAAGCGTTCTTTCCATTCCTCGTCAACGTGTTCGGCGCCGATCATCTCGCGTTCGGCTCGAACTATCCGGCGTCGGCAGGGCCGTTGAAAAAGCTGATCGAGCAGGGGCATGCCTGCTTCGCGCGGTTGAGCGACGAAGAACGCGCCTGGGTGTGGGGCAGGACCGCGCAAAAACTGTATCCCGCGCTCGCCGACCCGGCCTAA
- a CDS encoding tripartite tricarboxylate transporter permease, whose protein sequence is MHLFNDATLHAAGHALSIILTLNRLGFLIFGVVIGLAIGLLPGIGGLTGFALLVPFTYTMDPYAAFAMLLGMASVITTSDVIPAVLFGVPGHAASQATVLDGLPMTKRGEASRALSACYTSSLLGGLIGAIILAVALPLVRPFVLSIGTPEMLGLTIFGISMVASLSGNAPLRGIVAACFGILIGMVGTNVETGQMRWTGNLLYLQDHIPIVPIILGIFALPELCELSIQRTAIADNVQFTSRQGMRQGVIDGLRNWFLVLRCGALGAFLGAIPGITGAVTDWIAYGHAMQTSKGAKDTFTTGDVRGVIAPEAANNAREGGSLVPMMAFGVPGGAAQAILLGALMVHGFIPGPDMLTKHLDVTYSMVWSIALANIFGAGLCFLLSGQFAKVSTLRYTLILPVIMPIIYVGAFQGSRSWGDLFVLLIAGLVGWGMKRLKWARPPLILGLVLGTLMERYMTISFMRYDSAWLMRPIVIVLLVLAAVIFLNPLFRMMRAGGMARLRPSGKVVVKREDLAYVFFICIGAYMLVSSQDWLFMARIGPTVVATVLVFAASLSLLNKVFLSAGSAGMAGAGGVHMDVGVHDETLTNKTIVARAARFFGWFLAFLACMGLIGLVPTIPLLIVAYMRIEGGEKWRVSLTLAFCVTAFIYGIFDRIIHIPWPSSVLGQWLPWH, encoded by the coding sequence ATGCATCTCTTCAACGACGCGACGCTGCATGCGGCTGGCCATGCACTGTCGATAATCCTTACGCTCAATCGCCTGGGATTTCTGATATTCGGCGTGGTGATCGGGCTGGCGATCGGATTATTGCCGGGGATCGGCGGTCTGACCGGCTTCGCGCTGCTAGTGCCGTTCACTTATACGATGGATCCCTATGCCGCCTTCGCCATGCTGCTCGGGATGGCATCGGTCATCACGACGTCGGATGTGATTCCGGCGGTGCTATTCGGCGTGCCGGGTCACGCGGCGTCCCAGGCGACCGTTCTCGACGGACTGCCGATGACGAAGCGGGGTGAAGCGTCGCGCGCCCTTAGCGCCTGCTATACGTCGTCACTGCTTGGCGGCCTGATCGGCGCGATCATCCTGGCAGTCGCCTTGCCGCTGGTACGGCCGTTCGTGCTGTCGATCGGCACCCCCGAAATGCTCGGCCTGACGATTTTCGGGATATCGATGGTCGCATCGCTTTCCGGTAATGCACCGTTGCGTGGCATCGTCGCCGCCTGCTTCGGCATCCTGATCGGCATGGTGGGCACCAATGTCGAAACCGGGCAGATGCGCTGGACCGGCAATCTGCTGTACTTGCAAGATCACATTCCGATCGTGCCGATCATCCTCGGCATCTTTGCCTTGCCCGAGTTATGCGAGCTGTCGATTCAACGTACCGCGATCGCCGACAATGTGCAGTTCACCTCGCGCCAGGGCATGCGTCAAGGCGTGATCGATGGATTGCGGAACTGGTTTTTGGTATTGCGCTGCGGCGCATTGGGCGCCTTCCTCGGCGCGATCCCGGGTATCACGGGCGCCGTGACGGACTGGATTGCCTACGGGCATGCCATGCAGACGTCGAAGGGCGCGAAGGACACCTTCACCACCGGCGATGTCCGCGGCGTGATCGCACCGGAGGCGGCCAACAATGCACGGGAGGGCGGTAGCCTCGTGCCGATGATGGCATTCGGCGTGCCCGGCGGCGCGGCGCAGGCGATTCTGCTCGGCGCGCTGATGGTGCATGGCTTCATCCCGGGCCCGGATATGTTGACGAAGCATCTCGACGTGACCTATTCGATGGTCTGGTCGATCGCGCTCGCCAATATCTTCGGTGCAGGTCTGTGCTTCTTGCTCAGCGGTCAGTTTGCCAAGGTCTCCACCTTGCGCTACACGCTGATCCTTCCCGTCATCATGCCGATCATCTATGTCGGTGCGTTCCAAGGATCGCGCAGCTGGGGCGATCTGTTCGTGCTGTTGATCGCGGGCCTGGTCGGTTGGGGCATGAAGCGCTTGAAGTGGGCACGACCGCCGTTGATTCTGGGACTGGTGCTCGGCACGCTGATGGAACGCTATATGACGATTTCCTTCATGCGTTACGACAGCGCTTGGTTGATGCGCCCGATCGTCATCGTGCTGCTGGTCCTCGCCGCCGTCATTTTCTTGAATCCGCTGTTCCGGATGATGCGTGCCGGCGGCATGGCACGCCTGCGTCCTAGCGGCAAGGTCGTGGTGAAACGGGAAGATCTGGCGTATGTCTTCTTCATCTGCATCGGCGCCTACATGCTCGTCAGTTCGCAGGACTGGTTGTTCATGGCACGAATCGGTCCGACGGTGGTGGCAACGGTACTGGTCTTCGCCGCGTCGCTCAGCTTGCTGAACAAGGTTTTCCTGTCGGCCGGGAGTGCGGGCATGGCAGGCGCGGGCGGTGTGCATATGGACGTCGGCGTGCATGACGAAACGTTGACGAACAAAACCATCGTCGCACGCGCTGCCCGTTTCTTCGGCTGGTTTCTCGCTTTCCTTGCGTGCATGGGATTGATCGGTCTGGTGCCGACGATACCGCTGCTGATCGTCGCGTATATGCGGATCGAGGGGGGCGAAAAGTGGCGCGTCAGCTTGACCCTGGCGTTCTGCGTGACCGCCTTCATTTATGGGATCTTCGATCGCATCATTCATATTCCCTGGCCGAGCAGCGTCCTTGGCCAATGGCTTCCATGGCATTGA